The Aquipuribacter hungaricus genomic sequence GCTGGGCATCACCAAGACGGTGCTGGAGTCCAGCGCCGCCACCGACTACACCCCCAACGTCGAGCAGCTCGTCGGCCAGGACTGCGACCTCATCGTCGGCGTCGGCTTCCTGCTCGCCGAGGCCGTCGGCACCGCCGCGACGGCCAACCCCGAGGAGACGTTCGCCCTCATCGACTCCACGCTGGAGGAGCCGGCGGACAACGTGAAGCCGCTGCTCTTCAACACCGCGGAGGCCGCGTTCCTCGGTGGCTACCTCGCCGCCGGCATGAGCGAGTCCGGCACCGTCGCCACCTTCGGCGGCATCCCGATCCCGCCGGTCACCATCTTCATGGACGGCTTCGTCGACGGCGTGGCCTACCACAACGAGCAGAACGGCACGGACGTCCAGGTCCTCGGCTGGGACAAGGAGACGCAGGAGGGCACCTTCACCGGCGACTTCGAGAACCAGGCCAACGGCCAGACCACCACGGAGAACTTCATCTCCCAGGGCGCGGACATCATCCTGCCCGTCGCCGGCCCGGTCGGCCTCGGTGCCGCCGCCGCCGCGGAGGCCTCCGGCACGGCCCGGCTCATCTGGGTCGACTCCGACGGCTACGAGTCCGCCGAGCAGTACGGCCCGCTGTTCATCTCCTCGGTGCTGAAGAACATCGACGCCGCGGTCTTCACGACCACGCAGGAGGCCATCGACGGCGGCTTCTCCAGCGAGCCCTACGTCGGCACGCTCGAGAACGGTGGCGTGGGGCTGGCCCCGTTCCACGACTTCGAGGACGAGGTGCCCCAGGAGCTCAAGGACCAGCTCACCGAGATCCAGGACGGCATCGTCGCCGGCGACATCACGGTGGAGTCGCCCGCGTCCCCGTGACGCGCGGCGCACGGCACGACCGGCACCGCTGAGCACGGCTGCGGGGGGCGCACCGACCGGTGCGCCCCCCGCAGTACGTTCTCCTGCACCACCACCACGACGCACAGCCCACGACACCAGGAGGTGGCGGTGAAGCTCGAGCTCCGGGGCATCACCAAGCGGTTCGGGTCCTTCACCGCCAACGACGGCATCGATCTGGTCGTCGAGCCGGGGACCATCCATGCCCTGCTCGGCGAGAACGGCGCCGGCAAGTCGACGCTGATGAACGTCCTCTTCGGCCTGCTGAAGGCGGACGAGGGGCAGGTGCTCGTCGACGGCGAGCCGGTGCAGTTCTCGGGCCCGCGCGACGCCATGGCCGCCGGCATCGGGATGGTCCACCAGCACTTCATGCTCGTGCCGGTCTTCACCGTGGCGGAGAACGTCGTCCTCGGCGACGAGCCGGTGCGCGGCGGCGGGGTGCTCGACCGGGCCTCCGCGGCGCGGCGGGTGCGCGAGACCGCCGCCCGGTTCGGCTTCCACCTGGACCCCGACGCCCTGGTCGGGGACCTGCCGGTCGGCGTGCAGCAGCGGGTGGAGATCGTCAAGGCGCTGGTCCGCGACGCGAAGGTGCTCATCCTCGACGAGCCCACCGCCGTGCTCACGCCGCAGGAGACGGACGAGCTCCTGACGATCATGCGCGAGCTCGCCGACGCGGGCACCGCCATCGTCTTCATCACGCACAAGCTGCGCGAGGTGAAGGAGGTGGCCGACACCATCACGATCATCCGCCGCGGCAAGGTCGTGGGGACCGCGGACCCGTCCGCCTCGGCGACCGAGCTCGCCTCGGCGATGGTGGGCCGCCAGGTCGACCTCACCGTCGACAAGCAGGATGCCGCCGCGGGCGAGGTCCGGTTCAGCGTCCGCGGTCTCACCCTGGTCCAGGACTCCGGCGTCACGGTGCTCGACGGCGTCGACCTCGACGTGCGCAGCGGCGAG encodes the following:
- a CDS encoding BMP family lipoprotein, producing MKQWARVTAVVGLSALVLAACGEAPDEAGGTTDESAAPAASGGSGGGEAADFTGCMVTDAGGVDDRSFNEAADRGLTQAESELGITKTVLESSAATDYTPNVEQLVGQDCDLIVGVGFLLAEAVGTAATANPEETFALIDSTLEEPADNVKPLLFNTAEAAFLGGYLAAGMSESGTVATFGGIPIPPVTIFMDGFVDGVAYHNEQNGTDVQVLGWDKETQEGTFTGDFENQANGQTTTENFISQGADIILPVAGPVGLGAAAAAEASGTARLIWVDSDGYESAEQYGPLFISSVLKNIDAAVFTTTQEAIDGGFSSEPYVGTLENGGVGLAPFHDFEDEVPQELKDQLTEIQDGIVAGDITVESPASP
- a CDS encoding ABC transporter ATP-binding protein, which produces MKLELRGITKRFGSFTANDGIDLVVEPGTIHALLGENGAGKSTLMNVLFGLLKADEGQVLVDGEPVQFSGPRDAMAAGIGMVHQHFMLVPVFTVAENVVLGDEPVRGGGVLDRASAARRVRETAARFGFHLDPDALVGDLPVGVQQRVEIVKALVRDAKVLILDEPTAVLTPQETDELLTIMRELADAGTAIVFITHKLREVKEVADTITIIRRGKVVGTADPSASATELASAMVGRQVDLTVDKQDAAAGEVRFSVRGLTLVQDSGVTVLDGVDLDVRSGEIVALAGVQGNGQTELTEAVLGLVRPTAGSITLDGKELGGRSVRQVLDAGVGFVPEDRSTDGVIGSFSVAENLVLDLFHDGPYGSGLVYRPGPVAENARRRIEEFDIRAGGPASTAGSLSGGNQQKVVLAREMSRPLRLLIASQPTRGLDVGSIEFVHTRIVRERDQGTAVLIVSTELDEVVALADRIAVMYAGRVVGVVPADTPREVLGLMMAGMSAAEAEQARHGDAASSLPAPGDLDPARPRLTKGDA